The following DNA comes from Tunturibacter psychrotolerans.
GGGCCATCATCCTCGACAGTCAAGATCACCGTGTTCTCACTTGCTCCAAGTCGTATGGAAACAGTGCATGCGGCGGGCAAGTGATTGCATTCGTTATCGAGCAGGTTTGCGATTACTCGATGAAGAAGGGCAGCGTCTGCCAGGACCGTGACAGGACCGGCGCTACGCAGATCCACCCGAAGTCCTTTTTCCGACATACATGGCTCATACAGATTGAGCATGACTCGAAGCAGTTCATCTAGATCGACTTCCGTGCGCGACAACCTCAGCGCATCAGCTCTTGCTTCCGCAACATCGAGCGAAGTATTCAGGAATTCCGTTAGTCGATCTAGTTCATCGATGGCCGAGACGATTGGCTCACTCTGCTCGACTTTTAGATCGCTCGACAGAACGATCTCCAGTTTCCCCCGAATCGCCGTCAACGGGCTACGAAGATCGTGGGCGAGGGACTCCGTAATAGTGTGCAGCTGGTGCATTGAACTTTCTATCCGGTCCAGCATGTGGTTGAGCGTTAACGCCAGATGCCCTACTTCGTCGTTGCGCTTGTTGGTTGGAACTCTACTGCTCAAGTCAGATTGTCCAATT
Coding sequences within:
- a CDS encoding sensor histidine kinase produces the protein MRVLRNLRFRFLCLWLLIVLFGFAIVFYATRRMLNYVSEITEAASRIGQSDLSSRVPTNKRNDEVGHLALTLNHMLDRIESSMHQLHTITESLAHDLRSPLTAIRGKLEIVLSSDLKVEQSEPIVSAIDELDRLTEFLNTSLDVAEARADALRLSRTEVDLDELLRVMLNLYEPCMSEKGLRVDLRSAGPVTVLADAALLHRVIANLLDNECNHLPAACTVSIRLGASENTVILTVEDDGPGFASEIGLQMFEQRVKGRDSKGRGLGLAFVEAVVRAHGGSVTASNPPQGGALLTINWPRAAGETVNAPHSLTLVNR